A genomic stretch from Drosophila santomea strain STO CAGO 1482 unplaced genomic scaffold, Prin_Dsan_1.1 Segkk12_quiver_pilon_scaf, whole genome shotgun sequence includes:
- the LOC122756567 gene encoding uncharacterized mitochondrial protein AtMg00820-like, translated as MMNLSARILLKKEQSFLLMACLDGHKEIDSLQANAIWTLVDLPEGQKAIGSKWVFAVKRKKTGQVERLKFRLVAKGCAQRYGVNFTETFSLMSRYSSNKRVIALAVENVFFMHQMDVSSAYLIYMVLFTCVDQKDLSMSNIRIEC; from the exons ATGATGAACCTGTCGGCGAGAATCTTGCTGAAGAAGGAGCAGAGCTTTCTCCTGATGGCCTGCCTGGACGGCCAC AAGGAGATAGACAGTCTTCAAGCCAATGCGATCTGGACTTTGGTGGACCTCCCAGAGGGTCAGAAAGCCATCGGATCGAAATGGGTGTTTGCAGTGAAGCGTAAAAAGACGGGCCAGGTAGAGCGACTGAAATTTCGACTAGTTGCTAAAGGATGCGCTCAGCGATATGGCGTTAATTTTACGGAGACGTTCTCTCTTATGTCGCGATATTCGTCTAACAAACGTGTCATCGCTCTGGcagtggaaaatgtttttttcatGCACCAAATGGACGTGTCGTCTGCCTACTTGATCTACATGGTACTGTTTACATGCGTCGACCAGAAGGATTTATCGATGAGCAATATCCGAATCGAGTGCTGA